A genomic region of Homalodisca vitripennis isolate AUS2020 chromosome 5, UT_GWSS_2.1, whole genome shotgun sequence contains the following coding sequences:
- the LOC124361993 gene encoding anti-sigma-I factor RsgI2-like, with protein MGVQMWVLNVLTLLALLASSNQAENDLEESLHQLQLTDNGGDISSSFNEEKDEESVLKNTNTTNWEAYQLGTRSMRGQLSKLRRIRRPRYKPKHNRYPIPKPKPKPIPKPKPKPTPKPKPKSTTNPKQKPSPNLTTKPTSNPKPKSTTKPKSNPPPNPTAKPTSTPKLKPTPTPKPTLKPQLKTTSKPQTTKQSTLKSKPTSTPQAQLTITSEPKTTKQSTLKPNPTTKPQPQLKTTSEPKTTKHSTLKSKSTSTPQPQLQSTSEPLTSKQSTLKPNQHRHHNFSLPPNH; from the exons ATGGGGGTCCAAATGTGGGTGTTAAATGTGCTAACGCTATTAGCATTATTG GCAAGTTCTAACCAGGCAGAAAACGATTTAGAAGAAAGTCTACATCAGTTACAACTAACCGATAACGGTGGTGACATTAGTTCCAGTTTCAATGAAGAAAAAGATGAAgaaagtgtattaaaaaatacGAACACAACAAATTGGGAAGCTTACCAATTAGGCACAAGGTCTATGCGGGGACAACTATCTAAATTAAGGCGTATACGTAGGCCTAGATATAAACCAAAACATAACCGTTACCCTATACCAAAACCTAAACCAAAGCCTATACCAAAACCTAAACCAAAGCCTACACCAAAACCTAAACCAAAGTCTACAACAAATCCTAAACAAAAGCCTTCACCAAACCTtacaacaaaacctacatcaaatcCCAAACCAAAGTCTACAACAAAACCTAAATCAAATCCTCCACCAAACCCTACAGCAAAGCCTACATCAACACCTAAATTAAAACCTACTCCAACTCCTAAGCCAACGCTAAAACCACAACTTAAAACTACCTCCAAACCACAAACTACTAAACAATcaactttaaaatcaaaaccaACATCGACACCACAAGCACAGCTTACAATTACCTCCGAACCAAAAACCACTAAACAGTCGACTTTAAAACCAAATCCAACAACGAAACCACAACCACAACTTAAAACTACCTCCGAACCAAAAACTACTAAACATTcgactttaaaatcaaaatcaacatCGACACCACAACCACAGCTTCAATCTACCTCCGAACCACTAACTTCTAAACAGTCGACTTTAAAACCAAATCAACATCGACACCACAACTTCAGTCTACCTCCGAACCACTAA
- the LOC124363419 gene encoding mucin-2-like has protein sequence KPKSTSTPQPQLKSTSEPLKTTKQSTLKPKSTSTPQPQLQTTSEPLTTKQSTLKPKSTSTPQLQSTSEPLTTKHSTLKPKSTSTPQPQLQSTSEPLTTKQSTLKPKSTSTPQPQLQSTSEPLTTKQSTLKPKSTSTKQPQLQSTSEPQATKQSTFKPNPTSPNSTPPPKLTSPRSTQSLDSRSSHSTASLQVLPNQNLTPRPKATSLEPAQSPKLSSSHSTHSLKSSTQTSTTPVKSSSPRSTHSTESQYLYPTSSLKPPSTPNSNPQLKSTPPQSTQSPELHSAHETPTLKILSPNPTPSLKLMTSKSTEPAETHSLYSTPSTPSLTPLSHPNSIPLPTSTSPRSTQSSEPHSLHATLSLAPPSSLIKALSTIPSFPHTTLVQTSYGVIPLKKESATKPTPSSNNLFPKETTANTFKPQTKVTSTLYSTPTPTFITTPRAKIILQRHYVVQPKDTTKWNMFVNSFLQGLGHTLGYIAAQEISTMLKSCRKILIDLNSINLDDCIEFKLFRTNLSS, from the coding sequence AAACCAAAATCAACATCGACACCACAACCACAGCTTAAAAGTACCTCCGAACCACTAAAAACCACTAAACAGTCGACTTTAAAACCAAAATCAACATCGACACCACAACCACAGCTTCAAACTACCTCCGAACCACTAACTACTAAACAGTCGACTTTAAAACCAAAATCAACATCGACACCACAACTTCAGTCTACCTCCGAACCACTAACTACTAAACATTCGACTTTAAAACCAAAATCAACATCGACACCACAACCACAACTTCAGTCTACCTCCGAACCACTAACTACTAAACAGTCGACTTTAAAACCAAAATCAACATCTACACCACAACCACAGCTTCAATCTACCTCCGAACCACTAACTACTAAACAGTCGACTTTAAAACCAAAATCAACATCGACAAAACAACCACAGCTTCAATCTACCTCCGAACCACAAGCTACTAAACAGTCGACTTTTAAACCAAATCCAACATCTCCAAATTCAACCCCACCACCAAAATTGACGTCCCCGCGTTCAACGCAATCACTAGACTCACGTTCTTCACATTCAACAGCTTCTCTTCAAGTATTACCTAATCAAAATTTAACTCCTCGCCCAAAAGCAACATCTCTGGAACCAGCACAATCACCGAAACTATCTTCTTCACATTCGACACATTCACTTAAATCATCGACTCAAACTTCAACCACTCCAGTTAAATCTTCGTCGCCACGATCAACACATTCAACAGAATCACAATATTTATATCCAACGTCTTCACTCAAACCCCCATCTACTCCAAATTCAAACCCGCAACTGAAATCAACACCTCCGCAATCAACACAATCACCAGAATTACATTCTGCACATGAAACGCCTACACTTAAAATATTATCTCCAAATCCAACGCCATCGCTGAAATTGATGACATCAAAATCAACAGAACCAGCAGAAACACATTCTTTATATTCGACCCCTTCAACGCCTTCACTTACACCATTATCTCATCCGAATTCAATCCCACTGCCGACATCTACTTCTCCGCGATCCACACAGTCATCGGAACCACATTCTTTACATGCAACACTATCACTTGCACCACCATCTTCTTTAATAAAAGCTCTATCAACGATACCATCGTTTCCTCACACTACGCTAGTGCAAACTTCTTACGGTGTAATTCCATTAAAGAAGGAATCTGCAACAAAACCAACACCTTCTTCAAATAATCTCTTTCCAAAAGAGACAACGGCCAATACCTTTAAACCACAAACGAAGGTTACTTCCACTCTGTATTCAACACCAACACCAACTTTTATAACTACACCAAGGGCAAAGATAATCTTACAACGTCATTATGTTGTTCAACCCAAAGATACTACTAAATGGAATATGTTCGTAAATAGTTTCTTACAAGGTTTAGGCCATACCCTTGGATATATTGCTGCGCAAGAAATTTCTACGATGTTGAAATCTTgtcgaaaaatattaattgatttaaatagtattaatctTGATGACTGTATAGAGTTTAAACTATTCCGAACTAATTTAAGCTCGTAA